The proteins below are encoded in one region of Lactuca sativa cultivar Salinas chromosome 3, Lsat_Salinas_v11, whole genome shotgun sequence:
- the LOC111902393 gene encoding uncharacterized protein LOC111902393, protein MEKNNASQLVFDKVADIDASKECFNIHGTKIHETIKKNLILVFESLFDEGVIRNISSSDISRNEGDYMLVPHKDKTNFYKTTTIRVSTNFIDRVDSSHFASFPDLLANNFDTRIAFNFLGKVVSMDPMRVTVKNGKEKWLMNMAAQYLSGKQISVALWDNFALKLNTYISEHQNDTAPVMIFYVWPTSKLVMVAKNDDDSATKPFMCDGFGRVSSLHGKIRVIVRVQDKSGSSSFVLFEHHVKDLLHRGKQSFMEKISKDQGLQNIPDEFKILLNRKFVLKVWISVFNLENNFITYTMHKLAEDESVLAQVFKRSPAYEQQIVHDDGTYRNNFFKPLIVELLKSLLNYL, encoded by the exons ATGGAAAAGAACAATGCTTCTCAACTGGTATTCGATAAGGTTGCTGACATCGATGCATCAAAAGAATGTTTTAACATCCAT GGCACTAAAATACATGAAACAATAAAAAAGAATCTTATTCTTGTATTTGAATCCCTATTCGATGAAGGAGTTATTAGGAATATCAGTAGCTCTGATATATCTAGAAATGAGGGAGACTACATGCTTGTTCCACATAAAGATAAGACAAATTTTTACAAAACCACCACAATTCGTGTGTCCACCAATTTTATTGATAGGgttgattcttctcattttgCCAGTTTCCCCGATTTGCTAGCTAATAATTTTGACACCCGCATCGCATTTA ATTTTCTTGGGAAGGTTGTGTCGATGGATCCTATGCGAGTCACTGTTAAGAATGGAAAGGAAAAATGGTTAATGAATATGGCTGCTCAATATCTAAG TGGTAAGCAAATTTCAGTTGCGTTGTGGGACAATTTTGCACTTAAGCTTAACACTTACATTTCAGAACATCAAAATGATACTGCCCCTGTTATGATCTTCTATGTTTGGCCAACTTCAAAACTTGTGATG GTTGCTAAAAATGATGATGATAGTGCAACTAAACCTTTTATGTGTGATGGTTTCGGGCGAGTTTCCAGTTTACATGGAAA GATTAGGGTCATTGTTCGTGTTCAAGATAAAAGTGGGTCTTCTTCCTTTGTATTGTTTGAGCATCATGTGAAAGATTTGCTTCACCGTGGTAAACAATCGTTTATGGAAAAAATATCAAAG GATCAAGGACTTCAAAATATCCCCGATGAGTTCAAAATCCTCCTCAATAGAAAGTTTGTCCTCAAAGTTTGGATCTCCGTCTTCAATCTTGAAAACAACTTTATCACTTACACTATGCATAAGTTGGCTGAAGATGAAAGTGTACTTGCTCAGGTTTTCAAACGTTCACCTGCATATGAACAACAAATTGTTCATGATGATGGTACTTATAGAAATAATTTCTTCAAACCCCTAATTGTCGAGTTACTCAAAAGTCTACTAAATTACCTTTAG